The Patescibacteria group bacterium DNA segment GCGGTAGCCAATGTGGAACAACGTGCCGTCCTGTTTAAAGGCGTTGATGTAAGCAGCTTGAACCTGCCCTGCGACAACTGGACCTGCAACTGGACCAAGAGCAGCCGTCGCAGCCGGTGTTAGAGCTGTTGCTATGCCGGACAAACTGCTGGGATTGTCATCAGAAATTTTGACCAGCATGCCAGTCAATTTATCACTGCCAAAATTCATTGAAGCACCAAGTACGGATGTGGTTAACGACGTTTGCCCCAGCTCGTTATTAGCAGTGTTGTAGCCAAAACCAACCGAGAAGTCCCCAGTCTTGTAGTTTGCATTCACCCCCAACATGCGAGACTTGTCAGCGTTGCCCACCACCTCCCCTAGGGCGTACATGAATGAGCCTGAAATGCCGTCCTTTACAAATCGATATTGCAATGCGTTCGATCTACGAATTTCAAGTATTACAGGAAAAGCAGCAATTTGACCTGCCGACAAGCCCGATTGTGTCTCCATGATGTCGTAAGCCGCATTGGTCTCAAATGCAGGCGTGTACATGCGCCCTGCCAAAACACCGCCAAAAGGCGTAATTAAACCAACATAAGCTTGTCGGTCAAATAAGCTGCCGCCACTGGCACCGACGTTCACACCGTATTCGTTCAGAAGTGTCCCCGCAACGCCGGCAGCACCAACGACGCCATTGACGAAAGGCTGATAGGCCGTAGGTAAGCCTAAAAGGGCAGCATTCGAAAAACGATCTGAGATTTGGTTGCCAGAAATTGGTCGACTGCTGTTGCCGCCGGTATCTGCCTCGACCCGCGCTTCCAGCGTAAAGATCGCTTTGTAACCGCCACCCAAGTCCTCATTGCCCTTGATGCCCCAACGCGAACCTTCCATGATGCCGCTGGCGACCTGCGTCACCGTGCCGCTTTTGAGTCCGGACACCGACGTGACGCCGACGTCGACCAAGCCATACAGCGTGACGCCGGGCGCGGTTTGGGCTTGCGCCAAGCCAGCGCAACACAGGGCGCTGGCCAGGCACACTTGGCGCAATACTGCGTTTTTGGAGGTGGAAATTGAATGAGTCATGATGAGTGGGGTGGTTGATAAAAACAAAAAAGAACGACCGTTCTGTTTGTTAATTCTGCACCAGTTAAGACTATTTGACTGCAAGGGTAATCCCTTAATTGGTGCAAAAAGCGACACAGGGTGGTGCGTTCTATCTGATTGATTTCCAAAGGAAAACCAAGCGCCGGTTGATGCTGGCTTGGTCGGTCCGCAAAACTGCCCGGCGGTGTTGCAATCTGTTGCAATTGCACGACGAAAACGCCTCTTTTTGCCGCTGAAACACAAAAGTAACTTGTAGAGGTGTCTGCCTTGCTGTGGTCTCGTGCTTAAATTCAGGGCGTGGGTGTTTGTTGCACTCATTCAAATTCCGACTTGTCGGTTTTGTCTTTTTTTAACCAGGAGTTTTTATGAAGAAAAGTCTAGTTGCTCTGGCAGTGCTCGCTGCCTCTGGCGCTTCTTTCGCGCAATCGTCTGTGACCGTATACGGCATTGTTGACATGTGGGTTGGCTCGCTCGATAACGGCACGACCTCCACAACGCTTTTGAATAGCGGTGGTGTGAGCGCCAATCGTTGGGGCCTGAAAGGTTCTGAAGATTTGGGCGGTGGTTTGAAGGCCAATTTCAACTTGGAACAAGGTTTTAACTCAGATACTGGCGCTGCCGCGACTGCGAACAGCGCTTTCTCTCGTCAGTCCTGGGTTGGTTTTTCGGGTGGTTTCGGTGAAGTGCGCGTTGGTCGTACAACGACACCGTTTGATGACGTGAGTGGTGTAGCTAATGCGCTTTTTGACTCCGATTTGTCGCCGATGTACGGTGTAGGCGCCCCTAATGGTGTTTTTGCCAGCGCCACCTATGTTGCGCGTCCGAACAACACTATTTTCTACCAAGCGCCTGATTTTGGTGGTTTCAGTGGTGCCATCAGCTATAGTCTGGACGAGAGCGTCGCGGCTGCTCCAAATGTGACTTCTATGAATCTCACTTACGCTGCGGGTCCTGTGGCCGTCCAGTTGGGCTACCAAACCGAAGACATTGTCAACACAGTTGGGCTGCCTGATGACTACAGCGTGGTGCGTTTGGGTGGTTCGTATGACTTCGGCACTTTCAAGTTGATGGCTAATTACGGTCAAGCAACGAGCATCGGCAACCAATCTGGTTTCGACGCTACCGATTACCAAATTGGTGCAGATATTCCGGTTGGCTCCGCCCTTGTGGTGTCTGTGAGCTACGCCAAGTCAGACGACAGCAATCCTGCTGCTTTTGCTGCTGCCGAACAGTCGCGTGAAGGTTATGGCATTGCCGCAGCCTACAACTTGTCCAAGCGCACCTTCTTGTACGGCGGTTACCAAGCGGCCACCACAAGTCAAGCCGGTGTCGCTGACGTTGACTCCAGTCTGTTCGCAGTGGGCATCAACCACCGCTTCTGATCCTGCGCTGGCGCAAGCCAGTTGTTGATCTGAAAACAAAAAACCCGTGCGGTTCTGCTGCACGGGTTTTTTTTGGCCAGCCCAACAGCTTTTGTATCAAGATGTTGCACGGTGGCAACGGCGGCGCCAAATGTTGGCAAGATGACGACCCCAGTTTGCACCAAAGCCGTCGGCATCTGTTTCAATACGTCCTAACTTCCTGAACAAGGGGGTTGGCCCGGGACTCTGAAACTTTTTCAGTACCGGAGTCCTTTGTTTAACCTTGGAGATATTTCAAATGAAAAAATCGCTAATCGCGTTGGCCGTTCTGGCTGCTTCCGGCGCCGCTATGGCCCAATCTTCTGTGACCTTGTATGGTGTGGTGGATGCTGGTCTGGCAGTTGAAGACGACGGCACAACTTCTACAACCCGCATGGATCCCAGCAATTTAAACGGCAATCGCTGGGGTCTGAAAGGCACTGAAGACCTCGGCAATGGTCTGAAGGCGATATTTGTTGTCGAAAGTGGATTTAAGCTTGATGATGGCGCCCAAGCAAGTACAACAAGCTTGTTCAATCGTCAATCTTACGTTGGCATCAGCGGGGGTTTCGGTACCGTGAAGCTTGGTCGTCAAATGAATTCGGTGTATTCGAATTCAGGCACTTTTGATCCGTTTGGCAATGCGTTGGCTGGTGATACTTCACGCTTGCTGAACTACCAAGGTAGCCGTACTGACAACGCCATCACCTATGCTTATGCAGCAAACGGTTTCCGTGGTGAGTTCCAGTACGCTTTGGGCGAAGTCGGGGGTAACAATGCAGCCGGTCGTATGGTTGGCGGTTTTTTGGGTTACAAGGCTGGTCCGATCGATGTCGTTCTGACCACCCAAAACACACGTAACGCAACTGACACCGACAGCACCAAAGTGACCTTGTTGGGCGGTAATTACAACTTCGGTATCGCCAAAGCGTTTTTGACTTTTGACACTGAAACGGGCGTTGGTACAACCGATCTGCGCCACATGGTCGT contains these protein-coding regions:
- a CDS encoding porin, encoding MSATNTHALNLSTRPQQGRHLYKLLLCFSGKKRRFRRAIATDCNTAGQFCGPTKPASTGAWFSFGNQSDRTHHPVSLFAPIKGLPLQSNSLNWCRINKQNGRSFLFLSTTPLIMTHSISTSKNAVLRQVCLASALCCAGLAQAQTAPGVTLYGLVDVGVTSVSGLKSGTVTQVASGIMEGSRWGIKGNEDLGGGYKAIFTLEARVEADTGGNSSRPISGNQISDRFSNAALLGLPTAYQPFVNGVVGAAGVAGTLLNEYGVNVGASGGSLFDRQAYVGLITPFGGVLAGRMYTPAFETNAAYDIMETQSGLSAGQIAAFPVILEIRRSNALQYRFVKDGISGSFMYALGEVVGNADKSRMLGVNANYKTGDFSVGFGYNTANNELGQTSLTTSVLGASMNFGSDKLTGMLVKISDDNPSSLSGIATALTPAATAALGPVAGPVVAGQVQAAYINAFKQDGTLFHIGYR
- a CDS encoding porin; amino-acid sequence: MKKSLVALAVLAASGASFAQSSVTVYGIVDMWVGSLDNGTTSTTLLNSGGVSANRWGLKGSEDLGGGLKANFNLEQGFNSDTGAAATANSAFSRQSWVGFSGGFGEVRVGRTTTPFDDVSGVANALFDSDLSPMYGVGAPNGVFASATYVARPNNTIFYQAPDFGGFSGAISYSLDESVAAAPNVTSMNLTYAAGPVAVQLGYQTEDIVNTVGLPDDYSVVRLGGSYDFGTFKLMANYGQATSIGNQSGFDATDYQIGADIPVGSALVVSVSYAKSDDSNPAAFAAAEQSREGYGIAAAYNLSKRTFLYGGYQAATTSQAGVADVDSSLFAVGINHRF
- a CDS encoding porin: MKKSLIALAVLAASGAAMAQSSVTLYGVVDAGLAVEDDGTTSTTRMDPSNLNGNRWGLKGTEDLGNGLKAIFVVESGFKLDDGAQASTTSLFNRQSYVGISGGFGTVKLGRQMNSVYSNSGTFDPFGNALAGDTSRLLNYQGSRTDNAITYAYAANGFRGEFQYALGEVGGNNAAGRMVGGFLGYKAGPIDVVLTTQNTRNATDTDSTKVTLLGGNYNFGIAKAFLTFDTETGVGTTDLRHMVVGAVVPVGAGSIKLSYIKRQDNAVATKDAEQYAIGYTYDLSKRTALYTSYSRLTNEANS